Below is a window of Mus caroli chromosome 2, CAROLI_EIJ_v1.1, whole genome shotgun sequence DNA.
GAAAAtagggaaagagaaaattcattgtgataaaaaaaaaaaaaagtagccgggcgtggtggctcacgcttttaatcccagcactcgggaggcagaggcaggtggatttctgagttcgaggccagcctggtctacaaagtgagttccagaacagccagggctatacagagaaaccctgtctcgaaaaaaaaaacaaaaacaaaaacaaaaacaaaaacaaaacaaaaaaaaataataaagtaggtAGAAAAGATGCcagaatcagtgtgtgtgtgtgtgtgtgtgcatctgtatgttcGTATAATTTTCCAAGAAGCATGAAATGTGAATTGGTTTGGGTTTGTAGTGACTTGTATGGCTGTGTTTAGAGAGGAGGATTTAGTGTAACCCACCTATGATAATAAAGGATACACTGTTAAAATAACACACATATCTCTTTTTCCCTATTTTTATTAGCAGGATGTTGGTTAGAAGAAAACTGATGTAAGCTCTAATGAAGGGAGATTACGTTTATGATTTTATGGTTCATTTCACAGTTATCAAGAATGAACAGGCACAAAACTGCACACAGGAGTCAAGGAAATCAGATCTTTAATTGGCATAGTTAAAGTCCACATGAGCTCTGtaaggttttgctttgttttgtaaccAGAAGAACATTTTGGAAATCATTCTTTAATGTGTATTCAGCAGTGACTAGCTGATTAATCAGTATGAGTTGATAGAATCCTTAGAAACCATTGTCCCCAGAGCAGATCGATGGCCATCACCTAGGCGAGGCAGGcagcagtggggtgggggtgcgaAGTGTGCCTTGTAGACGAGCTGATGAGTGCACAgttgtgcatatatgcatagcATGAGTGTGCACAGCTGGCACACACCTGGTCTGCCTCTGATGGGGTGTTTTTCCTGCcctgttgtttcatttttatttgaaatatatttaatacattttagtaTCAAACAGATATTGTTTATGGGTCAATGGTGTAAAtaaggaagacagggaagaggtCCATCTAGAATCTTAGAAACCTGGGGCTAGATAGCTCCTAAAGGAAACAGAGGTGAATGGCATGCAATTTAGAATTCCTACCAGAAAGCATGCTAACAGGAGTCTGACTGTTGGATTGCCCCAAGCCTTTCATCAGGGGTCGTCTGCTTGCATGTGGTTTTCCcccatgtactggctggttttgtgtgtcaacctgacacagctgcagttatcacagagaaaagagcttcagttggggaaatgcctccatgagatccagctgtagggcattttctcaattagtgatcaagggggaaaggccccttgtgggtgggaccatctctgggctggtagtcttggttctataagagagcaggctgagcaagccaggggaggcaagccaataaagaacatccctccatggcctctgcatcagctcctgcttcctgacctgcttgagttccagtcctgacctcctttggtgatgaacagcagcatggaagtgtaagctgaataaaccctttcctccccaactgcttcttggtcatgatgtttgtgcaggaataggaaccctggcTAAAACACCCCATTTGTAGAAATGGCCACCTAGTTTTTCTCTGAGGAATGAAGAGTTTCCCTGAAGTCTGCTCTCTTGTGTATCTCATTAAGCACACACGTGGCGTTCTGAGATAGCTGGCTGCAGTTAGGAGGAAGCCTACTCCACTTCCTTTGTCCTTCAGGAAGAGCTTAGCCTTGGATGTTATCTCTAAAGGTTTGAGAGCCTCCTTCAGGTCTGAAatatgagaggagagagacttCATCAGCCATTTTTCTCAACTGCTGTGCCACTAAACTCTCTTCAGAACGTGAGATTAGCGGCTGCAGTGTGACTTCAGGTGGATTTGCCTCCTGTCCTAGGCATCTTCATCTCTCTTTTGAGGATCTGCCCCACCCACTGTGTAAGCATGCTGCTGCCTGCCTTCCCCACAGTCCTGGCCTTAATGTGCTTTTAGTGCATTCATGGACGCTCTGAATTCTTTGGAAGATGCCTTTGGCTTCTCTTCCATGCAGTAAGTGTCTGAGTGCTATTGAAGAACCATTGGCTTAGCAGTagatactctcttctggctaATTTCGTTTCCATCTCTTCTGCAGCTCATATCTTcaattatatttcttttcctgagaGATACTTCCAGTGAGATGACAGTTTTTCAATCCTTTCTTTGCCCAGAGGTCTTGCCCCTCAGAATAAACCAGAACTgcagaaggtgatggagaagagaAGACGAGACCAAGTGAtaaagcagaaggaggaagaagctcAGAAGAAGAAATCCGACCTGGAAATAGAACTATTAAAGCGACAGCAGAAGCTGGAGCAGGTAGGGCTTGAAAAAGGGGTCTGCTCTGAGAAGCAGGAATGCTGGATGCCAAGCAAGCAGAATTCCAGCAGGCCAGATGTTCGTGTTTGTACCCCGAGAGAGACAGGAGTCGAATGCAGTGGAGGGTGTACATCCCATTCAAGGCAGACACTCAAGTTCCATTGGGAACCTAAAAGAGGCATCAGAGGCCAAAGCAAACTAGAGGGGCTGGGAAGGTGGTTCAGTGGCTAAAGCATTTGGTAACAGCTGGACCTgattcagatccccagaatctATGTAAATGTGGGGTGGTTGTGGCATGGTGgccagcctgtaattccaggacttggaAATAGACAAGGGATCCCTGGAGTAAACAAACTAGATAGACTTAGTCACGTTGACCAGCCCTGAATTAAgccaagagaccctgccttaaaagcATATGATAGATAGTGATTGAACAAGATTGTCCAGGTCAACTTCAGCCTTTCACATGGATGTTTACATACATGGTGATGCatcacgtgcatacacacacacataaacacacacacacaaacacacaccaaaaaaagttGAAGTATCTCTGTACTCCAAGTGTTAGAATAAGTTTGTTTGAGAAAGACTCCAGAACAGCTGTGTGTGAACCCAGGATATTCTTTTAATTGTTGTCACCTCTGGGTATAGTTTATAGCAACAAACAAAGGGTCCATGCTTCTGCAAAGATTAAAATTcctaaagtttatatatatatatatatatatatatatatatatgtgtgtgtgtgtgtgtgtgtgtgtatatatatatatatatatatatatatatatatatatacacttttttttgAAAGTTGAGAGTCTTTTGAAAAGCCATCCAGGACATAACTAATTTTTTGTGTTTGACATTCATTCAGCTTGAACTTGAGAAGCAGAAATTGCAAGAAGAGCAAGAAAATGCCCCAGAGTTTGTGAAGGTGAAAGGCAATCTCAGAAGAACAGGCCAAGAGGTGGCTCAGGCCCAGGAGTCCTAGGCCCAGGCTGTGTGACCTGATGTGTCCCACCATCTCTGTAGGAGCCCCGTCTAGACACCTCTACAGCACTGTTCTTGGGCCAAAGTCCTGAGGAAGAGAATCCAGACAGCTGAGAATTTTGACTATCAAAAAAGGATTGCGTTTGATTTACCATTGCGGTAGATGAGTTGTCTCTGATGGTTGCAATTCCCATTCGCCAAATGAAAGACATCGACCAGCACACAAGATACCATGGACTTTagacaaagaaaaccacaaaagaaGTGAAAAGAGGCAGGAAGCGGGCACTGGAACACGCAAGAGGGTTGCACTACTCGACCTTTCTTCCATTCCAAGTTTAGTGGGACACAGAGCCTTCCTTGTTCCTTTAAAAACTAAGAGAATTGTTTGGAATCCCTCCTTGGGTTATCTGTTAGATTTTTTTGACTGCATCAAAATGTATTTCATCTGTTACATCCAGTATTTGTATTTCATTCTGAGAACCCAGCATTTCCCCCCACTTTATAAATCAAGAAAGGCTGTTACTGTTTATGTTTAATTATACCTATTACTTTGGTTGACATTGAAGTTCAGAAACAGGATAAGACATTTGAACATGTCAGCACCCATCATGAACTTACTGTAATTCCCTTAGGTTCTTGGCATGACAGTATGTCAGATATTGCCTTTTCACTTCTAAGAAGGTACATATAGCCTGTCGATTCCTTTCTCGCCTTGATAACCATAGCCTTTCTGTTCCATTTTAGTTTGTCATTTCTTGCTCAACTATTCCTTTCAGTTGAAGCAATTTCTCAGTTCTTTGGCGGATGAAACTAGAGTGTGTAAGTCAACTTCTGTGTCCCATAGAGAGACCAGCTCTTTTGAGTTCTCCTGAGAGCAGTGTAGAGGAGTGTACATTAAGACTGGTGATGAGGCCTTTAGAGATTGTATGTAATGCAAATAGAGATCTGTTTCTAGGAGACTTTAGGGGAAGGCTTGatactttttgcattttgaatattttagacttgagctttgaacatCTCTGGCGGATGGTCACaagtttctttcccttttgtttcctGTGAAGATGACCATCTTGGCGCTCTTGGCATGATGCTGTTGGTAGGGATGATCCTGACTACTGTGTTGCATC
It encodes the following:
- the Fam107b gene encoding protein FAM107B isoform X3, yielding MGSLTHYVQDGPLENIDPKDSCLIPRNIMAEPDYIEDDNPELIRPQKLINPVKTSRNHQDLHRELLMNQKRGLAPQNKPELQKVMEKRRRDQVIKQKEEEAQKKKSDLEIELLKRQQKLEQLELEKQKLQEEQENAPEFVKVKGNLRRTGQEVAQAQES
- the Fam107b gene encoding protein FAM107B isoform X2 translates to MAEPDYIEDDNPELIRPQKLINPVKTSRNHQDLHRELLMNQKRGLAPQNKPELQKVMEKRRRDQVIKQKEEEAQKKKSDLEIELLKRQQKLEQLELEKQKLQEEQENAPEFVKVKGNLRRTGQEVAQAQES